A region of Thermococcus barossii DNA encodes the following proteins:
- the lonB gene encoding ATP-dependent protease LonB has protein sequence MGEDEKVNREALAPREYGESLDLGMEFNTTEEIKVPEKLIDQVIGQEHAVEVIRTAATQKRHVLLIGEPGTGKSMLGQAMAELLPTENLEDILVFPNPEDENMPKIKTVPACQGRRIVEKYREKAKGQESIKSYILLFVMFTVMLALFIDFSATTLLMGLFVVILTIMALSNMRLKGSVLVPKLLVDNCGRSKAPFIDATGAHAGALLGDVRHDPFQSGGLGTPAHERVEPGMIHRAHRGVLFIDEVATLSLKMQQSLLTAMQEKKFPITGQSEMSSGAMVRTEPVPCDFVLVAAGNLDTVDKMHPALRSRIRGYGYEVYMRTTMPDTIENRRKLIQFVAQEVKRDGKIPHFTRDAVEEIVREAQKRAGRKGHLTLRLRDLGGIVRAAGDIAVKKGKKYVEREDVLEAIRMAKPLEKQLADWYIERKKEYQVIKTEGSEIGRVNGLAVIGEQSGIVLPIEAVVAPAASKEEGKIIVTGKLGEIAKEAVQNVSAIIKRYKGEDISRYDIHVQFLQTYEGVEGDSASISVATAVISALEEIPIRQDVAMTGSLSVRGEVLPIGGATPKIEAAIEAGIKTVIIPKSNEKDVFLSKDKAEKVQIFPVETIDEVLEIALEEGEKKRELLRRIREALPLSL, from the coding sequence ATGGGGGAAGACGAGAAGGTCAATAGGGAAGCCCTGGCCCCCAGGGAATATGGAGAGAGCCTTGATCTGGGCATGGAGTTCAACACGACCGAGGAGATTAAGGTACCCGAGAAGCTCATCGATCAGGTCATAGGTCAGGAGCATGCGGTTGAGGTTATCAGAACCGCTGCAACCCAGAAAAGGCACGTTCTTCTCATAGGTGAGCCGGGAACCGGTAAGTCAATGCTGGGTCAGGCGATGGCGGAGCTGTTGCCCACCGAGAATCTTGAGGACATACTCGTCTTTCCAAACCCAGAAGACGAAAACATGCCCAAGATAAAGACCGTCCCGGCCTGTCAGGGACGGAGAATAGTCGAGAAATACCGCGAAAAGGCCAAGGGGCAGGAGAGCATAAAATCGTACATCCTTTTGTTCGTCATGTTCACGGTCATGCTGGCACTGTTTATAGACTTCAGCGCGACCACGCTCCTTATGGGGCTTTTCGTGGTTATACTCACCATAATGGCGCTCTCCAACATGCGCCTCAAGGGTTCGGTTCTGGTTCCCAAACTGCTCGTTGACAACTGCGGCAGGAGCAAGGCACCGTTCATAGATGCAACCGGTGCCCACGCCGGGGCGCTCCTGGGTGACGTGCGCCACGATCCCTTCCAGAGCGGCGGCCTGGGAACTCCTGCCCACGAGAGGGTTGAGCCGGGGATGATACACCGTGCCCACAGGGGCGTTCTGTTCATAGACGAGGTGGCGACTCTCAGTTTGAAGATGCAGCAGAGCCTCCTGACGGCTATGCAGGAGAAGAAGTTCCCGATAACCGGCCAGAGCGAGATGTCGAGTGGTGCAATGGTCAGGACGGAGCCAGTCCCATGTGACTTCGTCCTCGTCGCCGCTGGAAACCTCGACACCGTTGACAAGATGCACCCTGCCCTCCGTTCGCGTATCAGGGGCTACGGTTATGAGGTTTACATGCGCACCACGATGCCGGACACCATTGAGAACAGGCGCAAGCTCATTCAGTTCGTTGCTCAGGAAGTCAAACGCGATGGCAAGATTCCGCACTTCACCCGCGATGCAGTGGAGGAGATAGTTAGGGAGGCCCAGAAGCGCGCCGGCAGGAAGGGGCACCTCACGCTTCGCCTCCGTGACCTTGGCGGTATCGTAAGGGCAGCTGGTGATATAGCCGTCAAGAAGGGCAAGAAGTACGTGGAGCGTGAGGACGTCCTTGAAGCCATAAGAATGGCCAAGCCGCTGGAGAAGCAGCTTGCTGACTGGTACATAGAGAGGAAGAAGGAGTACCAGGTAATCAAAACCGAGGGAAGCGAGATTGGACGGGTGAACGGCCTCGCGGTTATCGGCGAGCAGAGCGGTATAGTGCTTCCGATCGAGGCTGTGGTTGCCCCTGCGGCGAGCAAGGAGGAGGGCAAGATAATCGTCACCGGAAAGCTGGGCGAGATAGCAAAGGAAGCGGTTCAAAACGTCTCGGCAATAATCAAGCGTTACAAAGGAGAGGACATAAGCCGCTATGATATACACGTCCAGTTCCTCCAGACCTATGAGGGTGTTGAGGGTGACTCTGCCAGCATAAGCGTTGCCACCGCCGTTATCTCGGCCCTTGAGGAAATACCAATAAGGCAGGACGTCGCTATGACCGGTTCGCTCAGCGTTCGCGGTGAGGTGCTCCCTATAGGCGGAGCGACGCCAAAGATTGAAGCGGCGATCGAGGCTGGAATAAAGACGGTGATAATACCCAAGAGCAACGAGAAGGACGTCTTCCTCAGCAAGGACAAGGCCGAGAAGGTGCAGATATTCCCCGTCGAGACCATAGATGAGGTTCTCGAAATAGCCCTTGAGGAAGGAGAGAAGAAGCGGGAGCTTCTAAGGCGCATAAGAGAGGCTCTCCCGCTTTCCCTTTGA
- the sufC gene encoding Fe-S cluster assembly ATPase SufC, whose protein sequence is MLKVENLHVSVDNKKILDGVNLEVLPGEFHVIMGPNGSGKSTLALTIAGHPRYSVDEGRITFNGEDITELGPDERAKRGIMLAFQHPHEVEGVKIIEFLQQVLAELKGLDPVEAYDLIVEKAKELWFSEDDLHRYVNVGFSGGERKRLELLQAILIEPKLLILDEPDSGVDVDSLSVISRKIEELHRKGTAVLLITHYGRILGHLDPSRFRVHVMREGRIVLERGGEFVREIEEKGFQKIFEECGCDE, encoded by the coding sequence ATGCTCAAAGTTGAGAACCTTCACGTCTCGGTAGATAACAAGAAGATCCTCGATGGGGTGAATCTGGAGGTTCTTCCCGGTGAGTTTCACGTGATTATGGGCCCAAACGGCTCCGGGAAGTCCACGCTGGCTCTTACGATCGCCGGCCACCCGAGGTACTCGGTTGATGAGGGGAGAATAACCTTCAACGGTGAGGACATTACGGAGCTTGGCCCGGACGAGAGGGCGAAGAGGGGGATAATGCTTGCCTTCCAGCATCCGCATGAGGTGGAGGGAGTTAAGATAATTGAGTTCCTCCAGCAGGTTCTCGCGGAGCTCAAGGGGCTGGACCCCGTTGAAGCCTACGACCTGATAGTTGAAAAGGCCAAGGAGCTGTGGTTCAGCGAGGATGACCTGCACCGCTACGTGAATGTGGGCTTCTCCGGAGGAGAAAGGAAGAGGCTTGAACTTCTCCAGGCGATTCTCATCGAGCCAAAGCTTCTCATCCTGGACGAGCCGGACAGCGGTGTGGACGTTGATTCCCTCAGCGTCATCAGCAGGAAGATAGAGGAGCTCCACAGGAAGGGAACGGCTGTGCTCCTGATAACCCATTACGGAAGGATACTCGGACACCTCGATCCCAGCAGGTTCAGGGTTCACGTCATGCGCGAGGGGAGGATAGTGCTCGAGAGAGGCGGTGAGTTCGTTAGAGAGATTGAGGAGAAGGGCTTCCAGAAGATATTCGAGGAGTGTGGTTGCGATGAGTGA
- a CDS encoding SUF-like minimal system protein SmsB: MSEITVQEAKEIIAQEIENLARRNKEPEWMTRIRNKALEAFERAPHRDPIISEEELLQFIAKPEIEGLPDHIESLDDLPPEMKALLDRLGISEVEQKYIAGLAVQTDTGVIYNQFLQEWAKKGLIVLPMEEAVRRYPDVVKKHFLQMFQADESKLTAYHTAVWNGGIFLYVKEGLKVPFPLHLFFLIQESALAQAPHIIIIAEPNSEFHLIEGCTAPVLVKHSLHLDMTEAYIGDGARAQLTVLQNWPEYVHTRPMTRARIGKGARFINTTVGLGTGRSNIANPKYWVDENGYVELNGIILGQKDWYVDLGGEMYLRGRGAAGINASKAVIMDESTVITRGVIRAEAPKTKGHISCDALLMSDRAVMETYPGLVSRVDDAELSHEAAIGKIREEELFYLMSRGLSEEKATQLIVKGFLEPMLKDIPMEFLVEIRKIIELAVSGGM, encoded by the coding sequence ATGAGTGAGATAACTGTTCAGGAGGCCAAGGAGATAATAGCGCAGGAGATAGAGAACCTCGCCAGGAGAAACAAAGAGCCGGAGTGGATGACGCGGATAAGGAACAAGGCTCTGGAGGCATTCGAGAGGGCTCCCCACAGGGACCCAATAATCAGCGAGGAGGAGCTGCTTCAGTTCATCGCCAAACCCGAGATAGAGGGTCTTCCTGATCACATCGAGAGCCTCGACGACCTGCCGCCGGAGATGAAGGCCCTCCTCGACAGACTTGGCATCTCCGAGGTCGAGCAGAAGTACATAGCCGGTCTGGCCGTTCAGACGGACACGGGCGTCATCTACAACCAGTTCCTCCAAGAATGGGCCAAGAAGGGGTTGATAGTGCTCCCCATGGAAGAGGCCGTCAGGAGGTACCCGGACGTTGTTAAGAAGCACTTCCTTCAGATGTTCCAGGCGGACGAGAGCAAGCTTACCGCATACCATACTGCCGTCTGGAACGGTGGGATATTCCTCTACGTCAAGGAAGGGCTGAAGGTTCCCTTCCCGCTCCACCTGTTTTTCCTCATCCAGGAGAGCGCCCTAGCCCAAGCACCTCACATAATCATCATAGCCGAGCCAAACAGCGAGTTCCACCTCATCGAGGGCTGTACCGCCCCGGTGCTCGTCAAGCACTCACTCCACCTCGACATGACAGAGGCGTACATCGGAGACGGCGCCAGGGCCCAGCTGACGGTACTCCAGAACTGGCCTGAGTACGTTCATACGAGACCGATGACCAGGGCGAGAATCGGTAAGGGCGCGCGCTTCATCAACACCACCGTCGGCCTCGGAACGGGCAGGAGCAACATAGCCAATCCCAAGTACTGGGTGGACGAGAACGGCTACGTCGAGCTGAACGGCATAATCCTCGGCCAGAAGGACTGGTACGTTGACCTCGGCGGTGAGATGTACCTCCGGGGCAGGGGCGCCGCCGGAATAAACGCGAGCAAGGCAGTCATAATGGACGAGAGTACCGTGATAACGAGGGGCGTCATCAGGGCAGAGGCGCCGAAGACGAAGGGGCACATAAGCTGCGACGCCCTGCTGATGAGCGACAGAGCCGTAATGGAGACCTACCCCGGCCTTGTGAGTAGGGTTGACGACGCGGAGCTGAGCCACGAAGCGGCCATAGGCAAGATACGTGAGGAGGAGCTGTTCTACCTGATGTCAAGGGGACTCAGCGAGGAGAAGGCGACTCAGCTCATCGTCAAGGGCTTCCTTGAACCCATGCTGAAGGACATCCCAATGGAGTTCCTCGTGGAGATAAGGAAGATAATAGAGCTGGCTGTCAGCGGTGGCATGTGA
- a CDS encoding DUF2666 family protein has product MKVGDQIVFTAHHGSWKVADRLIDMEDEKVAHFIASISNTVNAKIPEYLTEVMNVAGIMSLAEEIGRKDLSDAIVALKSPGTARKLGALIFEEDKKLRKHLVDVAKAVLVREVLSKKVPVEYPEEPLSEVRIVFPYTEDHVNFVAFHVSGKTQWRAVRRLIIDDKTPMADVARLLASINESITLKLPVYAGIDVKGIDSWFGEFKKVKKAEIPAVVEKYRHFPAENHAPDPFQEHARVYALRKALEKIGLSLDVPAKSLEKYLEKK; this is encoded by the coding sequence ATGAAGGTTGGAGATCAGATTGTGTTCACGGCTCATCACGGGAGCTGGAAGGTGGCGGACAGGCTGATAGACATGGAGGACGAGAAGGTGGCCCACTTCATTGCCAGTATCTCCAACACCGTCAATGCCAAGATACCAGAGTACCTAACGGAGGTCATGAACGTTGCCGGCATAATGAGCCTCGCCGAGGAAATCGGGAGGAAGGACCTGAGCGATGCCATTGTTGCCCTCAAGTCGCCGGGCACGGCAAGAAAGCTCGGTGCCCTCATCTTTGAAGAGGACAAAAAGCTCAGAAAGCACCTGGTTGACGTGGCCAAGGCGGTACTCGTGAGGGAAGTGCTCTCGAAGAAGGTTCCAGTTGAGTATCCGGAAGAGCCACTGAGCGAGGTCAGGATAGTCTTCCCGTACACCGAGGACCACGTGAACTTTGTTGCGTTCCACGTGAGTGGAAAAACCCAGTGGAGGGCCGTGAGAAGGCTCATAATCGACGACAAGACCCCGATGGCAGACGTTGCCCGGCTTCTCGCGAGTATAAACGAGAGCATCACGCTCAAGCTCCCAGTCTACGCGGGCATCGATGTCAAGGGAATAGACTCCTGGTTCGGTGAGTTCAAGAAGGTTAAGAAGGCCGAAATCCCGGCAGTCGTGGAGAAGTACAGGCATTTTCCGGCCGAGAACCATGCTCCCGACCCGTTTCAGGAGCATGCGAGGGTCTATGCCCTGAGGAAGGCCCTTGAGAAGATAGGGCTCTCCCTGGACGTCCCGGCCAAGAGCCTTGAGAAGTACCTGGAGAAGAAGTGA